One part of the Bdellovibrio bacteriovorus genome encodes these proteins:
- a CDS encoding ATP-binding protein → MSSSRLKPTLFRISTKLTLAYSLVLILSSTVIFSFLYFQISHGLQEQERGVLSSKLEEYRNRIEVRGLGEFNDYFLYIPNYDRDAALLVSVFSPKGEMTFHHEPFPSFKLNMEKLKEEMNRHRGQIFEFAMREMHGGDTVIILGSTLKDGSRLVVGKSTESLSLQLRNLQKIFWWLLLPVALIGFLGGLFLSNRTLSPVRELITSMKKIEGGSLSTRVPIGGSDDELEELKVLFNKMLDKIENLVNGLKEAFDHLAHDIRTPVTRLRGRAELALTSEGDVESYREALQSCFENSDKILNFLQVLTDITEAENRSKKLKIEKKFISDLVKEIMSLYEMAFEEKDIRVVQKLDNHDWAMVDAKLISRVIANLLDNAHKYTPPGGEVTIETINQTENVIIRVTDSGPGISADEHGMVWQKLYRSDKSRSEYGMGLGLTFVKAVVEAHDGKVSVRSPVKDGRGTEFEVLLQKMS, encoded by the coding sequence ATGTCCTCAAGTCGTCTTAAACCGACACTCTTCCGAATCAGCACCAAGCTGACGCTTGCGTATTCTTTGGTGCTGATTCTAAGTTCCACAGTCATCTTTAGTTTCCTTTATTTTCAGATCAGTCACGGCCTGCAAGAACAAGAACGTGGCGTGCTTTCTTCCAAGCTGGAAGAATACCGCAATCGCATTGAGGTGCGGGGTCTGGGGGAATTCAATGACTACTTCCTTTATATTCCCAATTATGACCGCGACGCTGCGTTGCTGGTCAGTGTTTTCAGTCCCAAAGGTGAAATGACCTTCCATCACGAGCCGTTCCCAAGCTTCAAATTGAACATGGAAAAGCTCAAAGAAGAGATGAATCGTCATCGCGGTCAGATCTTTGAATTTGCCATGCGCGAAATGCACGGGGGCGACACGGTCATCATTCTGGGCTCGACCCTGAAAGATGGCAGCCGGCTGGTCGTGGGTAAAAGCACCGAAAGCCTGAGTCTGCAGCTGCGCAACTTGCAAAAGATATTCTGGTGGTTGCTCCTTCCCGTGGCTTTGATCGGCTTCCTGGGGGGCTTGTTCCTGTCCAACAGAACGCTCAGCCCGGTGCGGGAGTTGATCACCTCAATGAAAAAGATCGAAGGCGGTTCCCTGTCCACACGTGTTCCGATCGGGGGCAGTGATGACGAGCTGGAGGAACTTAAGGTTCTGTTCAATAAGATGCTCGATAAAATCGAAAATCTGGTGAATGGCCTGAAAGAGGCTTTTGATCACCTGGCGCACGATATTCGGACTCCGGTGACTCGTTTGCGCGGGCGCGCTGAGCTGGCTTTGACAAGCGAAGGGGATGTTGAGTCCTATCGTGAAGCTTTGCAGAGCTGTTTTGAAAACTCGGACAAGATCCTGAATTTCCTGCAAGTGCTGACGGATATTACTGAGGCTGAAAATCGCAGTAAGAAACTGAAGATCGAAAAGAAATTCATCAGTGACCTGGTGAAAGAGATCATGAGCCTTTATGAAATGGCCTTCGAGGAAAAAGACATTCGTGTGGTGCAAAAGCTCGACAACCATGACTGGGCCATGGTCGATGCGAAACTTATCAGTCGCGTGATTGCCAATCTTCTGGATAATGCGCACAAGTACACACCACCAGGCGGTGAAGTGACGATTGAAACCATCAATCAAACTGAAAACGTCATCATTCGCGTGACGGATTCGGGCCCGGGTATTTCAGCGGATGAGCACGGCATGGTCTGGCAGAAGCTTTATCGCAGTGACAAGAGCCGCTCTGAATACGGCATGGGTTTGGGATTGACGTTTGTAAAAGCGGTCGTCGAAGCGCATGACGGTAAAGTTTCTGTGCGCAGTCCGGTGAAAGACGGTCGTGGTACGGAGTTCGAAGTTCTTCTGCAGAAGATGTCGTGA